Proteins from a single region of Catenulispora acidiphila DSM 44928:
- a CDS encoding aldo/keto reductase: MEYTIFGGSNGPRVSTLALGTMMFGTKIDETTSFAILDRFREAGGTFLDTADCYAFWVEGATGHESEELVGRWLAARGCREEMVISTKLGAQPNPEFGTVWPRNAEGLSAPAIRAAVKGSQARLGTDHLEVLFSHIEDQSVTFEETAAAYAELIAQGTVAVAGVSNHPTTRVKRARAAAGQLGVPGYTAVQQRHGYLRALPGASFTSPQEPADDELLGIVRSGEVSMMAYASLLEGALVREDRPLPAQYQSPENELRVKALWHAADQAGVTRTQLALAWLLKDEPAIVPVLGVSSVAQLDDGLGALDVSRDVVTALADTLADTLAETQDK, translated from the coding sequence ATGGAGTACACGATCTTCGGCGGTTCGAACGGACCGCGGGTGAGCACGCTGGCGCTGGGCACGATGATGTTCGGCACGAAAATCGACGAGACGACCTCGTTCGCGATCCTGGACCGCTTCCGCGAAGCGGGCGGGACCTTCCTGGACACCGCGGACTGCTATGCCTTCTGGGTCGAAGGTGCCACCGGGCACGAGAGCGAGGAGCTGGTGGGCCGGTGGCTGGCGGCGCGCGGCTGCCGCGAGGAGATGGTGATCTCGACCAAGCTCGGCGCGCAGCCGAACCCGGAGTTCGGGACCGTCTGGCCGCGCAACGCCGAAGGGCTTTCGGCGCCGGCGATCCGGGCGGCGGTGAAGGGCAGCCAGGCGCGGCTCGGCACCGATCACCTCGAGGTGCTGTTCTCCCACATCGAGGACCAGTCCGTGACGTTCGAGGAGACGGCCGCCGCGTACGCCGAGCTGATCGCGCAGGGCACGGTGGCCGTCGCCGGCGTCTCGAACCACCCGACGACGCGTGTGAAGAGGGCGCGCGCCGCAGCCGGGCAGCTGGGCGTCCCGGGCTACACGGCGGTCCAGCAGCGCCACGGCTACCTGCGCGCGCTGCCCGGCGCCAGCTTCACCTCGCCGCAGGAGCCCGCCGACGACGAGCTGCTGGGGATAGTGCGCTCCGGCGAGGTGTCGATGATGGCGTACGCCTCGCTGCTGGAGGGCGCGCTGGTCCGCGAGGACCGTCCGCTGCCGGCGCAGTATCAGAGCCCGGAGAACGAGCTGCGCGTCAAGGCTCTGTGGCACGCCGCCGACCAGGCCGGGGTGACGCGGACGCAGCTGGCGCTGGCGTGGCTGCTCAAGGACGAGCCGGCGATCGTGCCGGTGCTCGGCGTGAGCTCGGTGGCGCAGCTCGACGACGGGCTCGGGGCGTTGGACGTGTCGCGCGACGTGGTCACGGCACTGGCTGACACATTGGCTGACACGCTAGCCGAGACGCAGGACAAGTAA
- a CDS encoding AfsR/SARP family transcriptional regulator codes for MADSAWRFSVLGPVRGWGPHGELDLGSPQQRELLALLALRPGRAAMAEELIDALWGGDAPKGALSTIRTYASRLRRALGGMDGTGGTGGTGGMNAKTGHTGRFGQADQASQAGHAAPSEYADHADHAKRPGQATHAVQPSQGPHAGHAHHAGADSPISSVAGGYALTVDPSAVDALAFEAGQAVAAGLRATGDLVGAARRLHEALALWQGEPLAGLTGPFAVAQRAQWTERRLGALEARIALDLEVGRYNAVTAELAALATEFPLRERFRELQMLALARSGRKAEALAVYDQTRRTLAEELGVDPGPDLRALYRQVAAGSSDGGSRVDGAVPRALRKPSGPLAEGQTGPSAKPVPRPVSQTSVTLPGPAQLPADVADFTGRAVWSRQLLDLMQPGEAMPLAVLSGIGGAGKSTLAVHTAHLAAAKFPDGQLFAALRGTDREPADPGGVLGGFLRALGTDPGAVPDTVRERSELFRSTLAGRRVLIVLDDVRDAEQIRPLLPGTPGCAVLATSRSRLTGVPGARLLELGAFHPDEALALFRAVAGPDRVTGSEPAVRRAVAVCGHLPLAVRILASRLAARPHWTAETLAGRLCDEARRLDELRAGDLAVEATFRLGYEHLRPDQAHAFRLLAVPDGPDIGVEAVAALLCCPQQEAEDLAEELVDLCLVESPSPGRYRLHSLLRMFARRLAADIDGPGAPRAALDRLIQHYLGYCAAAATRVNRCAANLVGLIAEPETVDVPDDPGECMAWGEREREAVCAAAAQALLSRDSGGSAVVDACADLLYWLGILCQSGPGDEDLARLAAVVIDEADRDDNRRAEVIARSQLAYSLSQSWYLAEADVQAAAAVSVARGLPEPGYLLEALSVLSANHWRAGRDEESMRAASEALRLLEETGAGWEQLSEAQLNLAQSLCRVQQPQEARELAERGLALRRAHGDASALAYGLHATGMVLREAGFPDRAAACHREASDIHCGIGQLRRLGWSHLRLGEALFDQGVHDEALEAAGHAAETLTELGDRPGLGLALVLIGRIHERLGDPAGARAAWQDAYTVFDGTSSPVTVELRKLLGLDAGPGGVVGVVDGAVDAAVGGAAEPEPGGARPAEQWPPWMPRHPVPPRG; via the coding sequence GTGGCAGACAGCGCGTGGCGGTTCAGCGTCCTCGGCCCGGTCCGCGGCTGGGGTCCGCACGGCGAACTCGACCTCGGCTCGCCCCAGCAGCGCGAACTCCTGGCCCTGCTGGCGCTGCGCCCCGGCCGCGCCGCGATGGCCGAGGAGCTGATCGACGCGCTGTGGGGCGGGGACGCCCCGAAAGGCGCGCTGAGCACCATCCGGACCTACGCCTCGCGGCTGCGGCGCGCGCTGGGCGGGATGGACGGAACAGGCGGGACGGGCGGGACGGGCGGGATGAACGCCAAGACCGGTCACACAGGTCGGTTCGGGCAAGCAGATCAGGCGAGCCAGGCCGGTCACGCGGCGCCGTCCGAGTACGCCGATCACGCCGACCACGCCAAGCGCCCCGGACAAGCGACGCACGCCGTCCAGCCCAGCCAGGGACCCCACGCCGGCCACGCGCACCACGCCGGCGCCGACAGCCCGATCAGCTCGGTGGCCGGCGGCTACGCGCTGACCGTCGACCCCTCGGCGGTGGACGCGCTCGCCTTCGAGGCCGGACAGGCGGTCGCGGCGGGTCTGCGCGCCACCGGCGACCTGGTCGGGGCGGCGCGCCGGCTGCACGAGGCGCTCGCGCTGTGGCAGGGCGAGCCGCTGGCCGGGCTGACCGGGCCGTTCGCGGTCGCGCAGCGTGCGCAGTGGACCGAGCGCCGGCTGGGCGCGCTGGAAGCCCGGATCGCCTTGGACCTGGAGGTCGGCCGGTACAACGCGGTGACCGCCGAGCTCGCCGCGCTGGCGACGGAGTTCCCGCTCCGGGAACGTTTTCGAGAGCTGCAGATGCTCGCGCTGGCCCGCAGCGGCCGCAAAGCCGAGGCGCTGGCGGTCTACGACCAGACGCGGCGCACGCTCGCCGAGGAGCTGGGCGTCGATCCCGGACCGGATCTGCGGGCCCTGTATCGGCAGGTCGCGGCCGGTTCCTCGGACGGCGGCAGCCGGGTGGACGGAGCGGTTCCCAGAGCTCTGAGGAAACCGTCCGGCCCACTGGCCGAGGGACAGACCGGCCCTTCCGCGAAGCCCGTCCCCAGGCCGGTTTCGCAGACCTCTGTCACTCTGCCCGGTCCGGCGCAACTCCCGGCGGACGTCGCCGACTTCACCGGACGCGCCGTCTGGTCCCGGCAGCTGCTCGACCTGATGCAGCCCGGCGAGGCGATGCCGCTGGCGGTGCTGTCCGGTATCGGCGGCGCGGGCAAGTCCACGCTCGCCGTCCACACCGCGCACCTGGCTGCCGCCAAGTTCCCCGACGGCCAGCTGTTCGCCGCCCTGCGCGGGACCGACCGCGAACCGGCCGATCCCGGCGGTGTGCTCGGCGGCTTTCTCAGGGCTCTGGGGACCGATCCGGGCGCCGTGCCGGACACGGTGCGGGAACGTTCCGAGCTGTTCCGCAGCACCCTGGCCGGACGCCGGGTGCTGATCGTGCTCGACGACGTGCGCGACGCCGAGCAGATCCGTCCGCTGCTGCCCGGCACGCCTGGCTGCGCCGTGCTGGCGACCAGCCGCTCCCGCCTGACCGGCGTCCCCGGCGCGCGGCTGCTGGAACTCGGCGCCTTCCACCCCGATGAGGCGCTCGCGCTGTTCCGCGCCGTCGCCGGTCCGGACCGGGTGACCGGCTCCGAGCCGGCGGTGCGGCGCGCGGTCGCGGTGTGCGGCCACCTGCCGCTGGCGGTGCGCATTCTGGCCTCGCGCCTGGCCGCCCGGCCGCACTGGACCGCCGAGACGCTGGCCGGCCGGCTGTGCGACGAGGCTCGGCGGCTGGACGAGCTGCGCGCCGGGGATCTGGCCGTGGAGGCGACGTTCCGGCTCGGCTACGAGCATCTGCGCCCAGATCAGGCGCACGCCTTCCGGCTGCTGGCCGTGCCCGACGGCCCGGACATCGGCGTCGAGGCGGTCGCGGCGCTGTTGTGCTGTCCGCAGCAGGAGGCTGAGGACCTCGCCGAGGAACTGGTCGATCTGTGTCTGGTCGAGTCGCCGAGCCCGGGACGCTACCGGCTGCATTCGCTCCTGCGGATGTTCGCGCGGCGGTTGGCGGCCGACATCGACGGTCCCGGTGCGCCGCGCGCGGCACTGGACCGCTTAATCCAGCACTACCTGGGGTACTGCGCCGCCGCGGCGACCCGGGTGAACCGGTGCGCGGCCAACCTCGTCGGGCTGATAGCCGAGCCGGAGACGGTCGACGTCCCGGACGATCCCGGGGAGTGCATGGCGTGGGGCGAGCGTGAGCGGGAGGCGGTGTGTGCGGCGGCTGCGCAGGCGCTGCTGAGCCGCGATTCCGGCGGCTCCGCGGTCGTCGATGCCTGCGCCGATCTCCTGTACTGGCTGGGCATCTTGTGCCAGTCCGGACCCGGTGACGAGGATCTGGCACGGCTGGCGGCCGTCGTCATCGACGAGGCCGACCGGGACGACAACCGCCGCGCGGAGGTCATCGCACGATCGCAGCTCGCGTATTCGCTGTCGCAGTCCTGGTACTTGGCGGAGGCGGATGTCCAGGCGGCTGCGGCGGTTTCGGTGGCGCGCGGTCTCCCCGAGCCCGGCTACCTGCTGGAAGCGTTGTCGGTGCTGTCCGCGAACCACTGGCGCGCCGGACGCGACGAGGAGTCCATGCGCGCCGCCTCCGAGGCGCTGCGTCTGCTGGAGGAGACCGGCGCCGGCTGGGAGCAGCTGTCGGAGGCGCAGCTCAATCTGGCGCAGAGCCTGTGCCGCGTCCAGCAGCCCCAGGAGGCGCGGGAACTGGCCGAGCGGGGTCTGGCCCTGCGGCGGGCCCACGGGGACGCCAGCGCCCTGGCGTACGGCCTGCACGCCACCGGCATGGTGCTGCGCGAGGCCGGCTTCCCCGACCGCGCCGCCGCCTGCCACCGCGAGGCCTCGGACATCCACTGCGGCATCGGGCAGCTCCGGCGGCTGGGCTGGTCGCATCTGCGGCTCGGCGAGGCCCTGTTCGACCAGGGCGTGCACGACGAGGCGCTGGAGGCCGCCGGGCACGCCGCCGAGACGCTCACCGAACTCGGCGACCGTCCCGGGCTGGGATTGGCGCTGGTGCTGATCGGCCGGATCCACGAGCGGCTCGGGGATCCGGCCGGGGCGCGGGCGGCGTGGCAGGATGCTTATACGGTGTTCGACGGGACGTCGTCGCCGGTGACGGTCGAGCTGCGCAAGCTGCTCGGGCTCGACGCCGGTCCCGGCGGGGTGGTGGGTGTGGTGGATGGTGCGGTGGATGCTGCGGTGGGCGGCGCGGCCGAGCCCGAACCGGGCGGCGCGCGCCCGGCCGAGCAGTGGCCGCCGTGGATGCCGCGGCATCCGGTACCGCCGCGTGGTTAG